One Fusobacterium nucleatum genomic window carries:
- the putP gene encoding sodium/proline symporter PutP has protein sequence MVSYEIFITFGIYLVFLMAIGVYFYSKTTTHESYVLGDRGVGYWVTAMSAQASDMSGWLLLGLPGAVYMSGLTEIWVVIGLALGTYLNWKFVAPALRIQTEKYNSLTIPSFISQKLNDNKGYIRTFSAIVILFFFTIYSASGLVASGKLFDSLLGIDYKWGVLIGGGTIIVYTFLGGYLATCWTDFFQGCLMFFAIIVVPVAAYYSGGGIDGISTAMEAKDISLNIFKYSKVLSLPVIISGLGWGLGYFGQPHIIVRFMSIDSADELWKSRLIAMIWVFISLLGAIAVGITGIGVFTDVSQMGGDAEKVFIFLIHKLFNPWMAGILFAAILSAIMSTISSQLLVSSNTLTEDFYKYIVKREKSHKEMIWVGRICVIVIFAIASLLAMNPNSKVLELVSYAWAGFGGVFSPVILFTLYKKNLHWKTVLVSMIIATITVIAWKTSGLGNVIYEMVPSFVINCISIYLLEKFRVFEDKKVEVLVK, from the coding sequence ATGGTAAGTTACGAAATCTTTATTACATTTGGAATTTATTTAGTGTTTTTAATGGCAATAGGGGTGTATTTTTATTCCAAAACCACCACTCACGAATCTTATGTTTTAGGTGATAGAGGTGTTGGGTATTGGGTAACAGCAATGTCTGCACAAGCAAGTGATATGAGTGGTTGGCTACTTTTAGGACTACCAGGTGCAGTATATATGAGTGGACTTACAGAAATATGGGTAGTTATTGGTTTAGCACTAGGAACTTATCTTAACTGGAAATTTGTTGCACCAGCTTTAAGAATACAAACTGAAAAATATAACTCACTTACAATACCTTCATTTATTTCACAAAAATTAAATGATAATAAAGGTTATATAAGAACATTTTCTGCAATAGTAATTTTATTTTTCTTTACTATCTACTCAGCTTCAGGGTTAGTTGCAAGTGGTAAACTTTTTGATTCATTACTTGGAATTGACTATAAATGGGGAGTTCTAATAGGTGGAGGAACAATAATTGTTTATACATTCTTAGGTGGATACTTAGCAACTTGTTGGACAGATTTCTTCCAAGGATGTTTAATGTTCTTTGCAATAATAGTTGTACCAGTGGCTGCATACTACAGTGGTGGTGGAATTGATGGAATCAGCACTGCAATGGAAGCTAAGGATATTTCTTTAAATATTTTTAAATATTCTAAAGTTTTAAGTTTACCAGTTATTATATCTGGTTTAGGTTGGGGACTTGGATATTTTGGGCAACCTCATATAATTGTAAGATTTATGAGTATTGATAGTGCAGACGAGTTATGGAAATCAAGACTTATAGCTATGATTTGGGTATTTATTTCTCTTTTAGGAGCAATAGCAGTTGGTATTACAGGAATAGGAGTTTTCACAGATGTTTCTCAAATGGGTGGAGATGCTGAAAAGGTATTTATATTCTTAATTCATAAGTTATTCAATCCTTGGATGGCAGGAATATTATTTGCAGCAATTTTATCTGCAATAATGTCAACTATATCTTCTCAACTTTTAGTATCATCAAATACTTTAACAGAAGATTTCTATAAATATATAGTTAAAAGAGAAAAGTCTCATAAAGAAATGATTTGGGTAGGAAGAATTTGTGTTATTGTTATTTTTGCTATAGCAAGCCTACTTGCCATGAATCCAAATTCTAAGGTATTGGAATTAGTTTCTTATGCTTGGGCAGGTTTTGGAGGAGTATTCTCCCCAGTTATTCTATTTACATTGTATAAGAAGAATTTACATTGGAAAACTGTTTTAGTTTCTATGATAATAGCAACAATAACTGTTATAGCTTGGAAAACAAGTGGTTTAGGAAATGTAATTTATGAAATGGTGCCATCATTTGTAATTAACTGTATTTCTATTTACTTATTGGAAAAATTTAGAGTGTTTGAAGATAAAAAAGTGGAAG
- a CDS encoding IS30 family transposase, with translation MIQQQYTIKRRKGQHLTLIERGKIEAFLKINMPKIQIASEIGISTRTLYHEINRGMVKGLLNSDYSTYDAYSAEFAHRKYLEAMKGKEGTLKIGKNRKLIEYVENSMLNDRNSPYVALENAKKENIEVNICLKTLYNYIHKELFINFSEEDMIYKKDKRKQERIPKRIRKIGGKSIEERPEEINNRQELGHFEADTVLGKRGTKEAILVLTDRKTRLEMVRKIPDKTAESVIKELSKIITEYPGMIKSITSDNGSEFMRADKIEEENIAYYYAHSYSSWERGSNENNNKLIRRFIPKGTDISEISEEEIKRIEKWMNDYPRKIFNGKSANEMYLSEFTKYFS, from the coding sequence ATGATTCAACAACAGTATACAATAAAAAGAAGAAAAGGACAACATTTAACTTTAATTGAGAGAGGTAAAATTGAAGCTTTCTTAAAAATTAATATGCCTAAAATTCAAATTGCTTCTGAAATTGGTATTAGTACCAGAACTCTTTATCACGAAATTAACAGGGGAATGGTAAAAGGACTTCTTAATTCTGATTACTCTACTTATGATGCTTATTCTGCTGAGTTTGCACACAGAAAATACTTAGAAGCTATGAAAGGTAAAGAAGGAACACTAAAAATTGGTAAAAATCGTAAATTAATAGAGTATGTTGAGAATTCTATGCTTAATGATAGAAATTCTCCATATGTAGCCTTAGAAAATGCTAAAAAAGAAAATATAGAAGTGAATATTTGTTTAAAAACTCTATATAACTACATACATAAGGAATTATTCATAAACTTTTCTGAAGAAGATATGATTTACAAAAAAGATAAGAGAAAACAAGAAAGGATTCCAAAAAGAATAAGAAAGATTGGAGGAAAGAGTATAGAAGAAAGACCAGAAGAAATAAATAACAGACAAGAATTAGGTCATTTTGAAGCAGATACTGTGTTAGGAAAAAGAGGAACAAAGGAAGCTATATTAGTATTAACAGATAGAAAAACAAGGCTAGAAATGGTAAGAAAGATACCTGATAAAACAGCAGAAAGTGTGATAAAAGAATTAAGTAAAATAATAACAGAGTATCCTGGAATGATAAAAAGTATAACAAGTGATAATGGTAGTGAATTTATGAGAGCAGACAAGATAGAGGAAGAAAATATCGCATATTATTATGCACATAGTTATAGCTCGTGGGAAAGAGGAAGCAATGAGAATAATAACAAGTTAATAAGGAGATTTATTCCCAAAGGAACTGACATATCAGAAATAAGTGAAGAAGAAATTAAGCGAATAGAAAAGTGGATGAATGATTACCCAAGAAAAATATTTAATGGAAAAAGTGCAAATGAAATGTATTTAAGTGAATTTACTAAATATTTTTCATAA